Within the Phaseolus vulgaris cultivar G19833 chromosome 9, P. vulgaris v2.0, whole genome shotgun sequence genome, the region CAGAACACGACACACCTCCTTTAAATAGTATGAAGATTTCACTTGGAAACCAaaaattttcttgtttttaaaaccttgttcttttttttaaaatcttcactacaagaaaatagccaattttctaaaaaatatttataaacaaatttatattcgttaaaaaattatgaattactTACTAATTCTAATTAGTTACTGATTATTATTTGTACTTAATTTCATACTACCtacttatttatttgtatttcatACGACCTACTTATTTATTTGTACGTAAGTGTAACTATAcgaatttcttttattattgataGAAAATTATCTACAAATAAATTTCCTACTTAATTTTACTTCATTGACAAATGCATCCGTTAAAAGTGAAGTTCTTTTtacgaaaaaaataaataatacattaatCACAAATAAGTATGTCAAAAAACAGTAGAAAGTTTTTGTTGATTTtgttagttaattaaatattaatttaaaaactatttattaataataaaattattttagataataatttttttttctaaaatagtatttaatttagttaatatagtgattaataatttttttaaaattaattttttatttaataatttttttaacactaATTAGAAAAcagataaaaaaagaaaagaaataataataaaaactggACAATACTTTAGAGCCATATTTTTTTATCGgacatattaatttaaattgattttgcTATCTTGTAGTTTTAGGGTCCAGTTcatgaatataataaaataagatagcTTTATTGTTATTTGTTACCTCAATATaatgttattttgttatttattttatcttattattataatatttaaatcataatatttattttgtaaaaaaatatataattttatgtataattttaagaaaaatacttaaataaGTACGTAATTgtgtaatattaatttatattatatatcgtaattttttatgtagctattatatatgtataattattttgtggcacataaaattaaattaaattatttataaaaaaaagtaattattgtaacacataactttaaatatacataaagtataattttatacaatttatttaaaattagtctTTTTATAATTTCCATGATTTGtaaagaaaacataaattaaaaaaaaatcttataaaattatatataattttaatattgttcTAAATTTAAGCCtgttaatattgttagaatTATTGCATGATGTAATGTTCTTATAATAATTGAATGATTCCTTGTagttttatcttaaaaaatctAGATAACACAAGGAAGGAAAATGTTTTGATCttgattttttacttttatatgaATTGGAATAGTTGTGTTCTTTTAAATATATGGAATTTCTTTGATGATAATATGAAAAAGTTTCTTTTGGTAAATTTTACTTTGATTATGTTTATACGTTAAAAGATATTAGTTATTATAGGTTGTACTACATCTTTAGTGTAGAAAAATTaactatttctctttttttagaAAGCTTGTTTAACtaattactattaataataagagTTAAATAAAGTACTTGAATTCTACCACTAAATTAACCTATGGATTCCCTTGTCAATTTTCCAAATGTGttgacacacacacacacatatatatatatatatatatatatatagaaagacGGTCTACAAGAACAAAAATACTTGTATAcctcttttttatatatagatattcAACAATCTCTCTCAACATATAGTGTTGACACCAAATTAAATTGATTCTGCACTTCACAGAAAAAAAACTTCCTGTAACATGTTTCATTATTGGCAATAGTGTGCAATCGatgaaaatatttgtatttgagAAGATAAAGAAAGCTAAAAGCCCCTAGGAAAGCTATAGCTGATTTATCAGGTGGTAACTAGAGCAACACAATGAGGAGCAACTTCAAAGATCTGCTATCAATCTGCTGTATCAAGATTACGAATAACAAATAGTGGGAGCtaaattcaatatatatttcctctcttcttttgcTTTATAATAATGAGCATTTCTAAAGCTTACAGTAATAGAAGTTAGTACTTAGAAATGTGCATGCAACTAATCGTTTATTTATCAACTCGTCAATAGCAGACAccgacatatatatatatatataggccAGGAGGGGAGTCAGATGATGCCTAGTTACCTCAACTTCTCTtccatttttcttcttattttatcATTCTGATCTTCTCTTTACTAATGCTGAGAATCCATACACTCTTGAAATTAAGAATAGCATGCTATATTATATGTCATCTAACAATTCTTTAATTGTATTCTAGATACTAGTTAATCCTCCACAGCTGGGTTAGTGTGAAATTCCCTCTTAGTCTtcattgtttttcttctttttttctaccCCTATCTTCTCTCCTCCCTTTCATTTTCTGATACACTGATATATAGCATAAGACTTAGCTCACATATACGAAGTCGAAGTAACTCTACATACTACAAACCTTTCATGTTTTTTGCCATGCAAATGCCAAACCAAACTGGTGAAGCTCAGCACTTGACAATGTCTCTTGATAAAGACAGCTTTGAACATTCAATCTTTGTCTTCTTCCCAGATGAACATCGTAGTCTCCTATTCATGTAGTGAGACTTGGTAAAAATACCCCCTCTAAAAGATTTGAACTTAAGAACTTACATAAACTACAAATTCTCCATTAGATTCCTCCATCGTAAATTAGCGGATTGACACACACTTTACACACGCCTGCACCATGAAATGCAGGAAATAGATAGTAACTCCTACAAGGTATACAAAATGATGAAACAAAAGCACTTCACCCCACCTTAAAAATAGTGAGAAGTGAAAGGGTGATCATCCCCAACACCATTGAATATAAACCTATCATGCAACTTAAGATGAGAAATCCTACTTATATAACGCTTGTGTATAACTtcttttacatttaaaaaaaaagatagaaaagcAAACAGATCATAAAAAAGTTCTTACAGATTAGCAACTGAATTACGATAACCATGCACATGCACTTTGTATCATCGATCATGAGATTAAGAATGAACAAGGTAACTAATAATTCACACAACAGTGTCGAGTGGAGTTGAGATCCCTGACTTCATTCTCAATACTGCAAGCTAGAAGAAAATCATTCTCGTTtatacaaagaaaaatattatccaGTTAAGAAATTCAGATCATCTACCTTCCTACATCCTATCTAATTGTTCCTATTCCTAATCCTACTCAGCTTAGGGTTTTCTCTTTAACCCTTAGCGATGCAGGTTGTCTCTCACCTTTGAAACAATGATATGGGGGTAGTGGCCATGTATATGCTCACAAGAGATCGATACCTCTTCTGCTTCTTCGGCTGAGAAACCTCGTCATCCCCAAAAATCTCCAGAATCTCCTTCTTTGCGGTTTGATGAACCTCTTCTCCATCACAGCTTCTGTTCCTCTTGTTCCCAGCAATGTTGTCGCTGCTGCTATCTTCGCTGAGTTGAATAAGATGCTGCGCAGCTTCCATATCTGACTCCGTGATTAGAGGTTTGGTTCCACTGGGAGGAGACGGTTCTGCCATTGAATCGGAGAAGTAAAAAAGCAGTCCTGAATTGATCTTCCTTTTCCCTTCCTTTGACGCGTGAGTTTGGCGTGAGTTTGTTTGATTTAAGAACAACGAGAAACTGCTAGGTTGGTTCTATGAAGATACGCAGCACGCATATGTCCCTATTTAAGGC harbors:
- the LOC137822302 gene encoding uncharacterized protein → MAEPSPPSGTKPLITESDMEAAQHLIQLSEDSSSDNIAGNKRNRSCDGEEVHQTAKKEILEIFGDDEVSQPKKQKRYRSLVSIYMATTPISLFQR